A region of Geobacillus sp. 46C-IIa DNA encodes the following proteins:
- a CDS encoding DedA family protein, with amino-acid sequence MQHYLHYLIDHFGYIGIVIALMLGIVGLPIPDELLLTYAGYRVSTGAFSYPLAFLACSLGAAIGISLSYILGITLGLPFLHKFGPKLHVTEKRLEQTRALFSKLGPTVLFISYFIPGVRHLAAFWAGMNGYHWRKFALFAYSGAMVWVAVFLTLGAYFESRWTTLKQYIDAYRPLLFLVFPIVFGFAFFYRHTQQKRKTPD; translated from the coding sequence TTGCAGCATTATTTGCACTATCTCATTGATCACTTTGGTTATATCGGCATTGTGATCGCGCTTATGCTCGGCATCGTCGGGCTGCCGATCCCTGACGAGCTGCTGTTGACATATGCCGGCTACCGCGTCTCGACCGGTGCATTTTCGTATCCGCTCGCCTTTCTTGCCTGCTCGCTTGGGGCAGCCATCGGCATTTCGCTCAGCTATATTCTTGGGATTACGCTCGGCTTGCCGTTTTTGCATAAATTCGGTCCGAAGCTTCATGTGACAGAAAAACGGCTCGAGCAAACAAGAGCCCTATTCTCGAAGCTCGGCCCAACCGTATTATTCATTAGCTACTTCATCCCGGGCGTTCGGCATCTCGCCGCCTTTTGGGCCGGCATGAACGGTTATCATTGGAGGAAGTTTGCCTTGTTCGCCTACAGTGGAGCGATGGTGTGGGTCGCTGTCTTTTTGACGCTCGGCGCCTATTTTGAAAGCCGCTGGACGACCCTCAAGCAGTACATTGATGCCTACCGCCCGCTGTTATTTCTTGTTTTTCCCATCGTTTTCGGCTTCGCCTTCTTCTATCGGCACACCCAACAAAAACGAAAAACACCGGATTGA
- a CDS encoding MFS transporter, translated as MRMNKGHEGQEITKMCKWMASVGLIVGTALFLLSFIASAYNRDFFLTIVSLGIIGASMVMFGFGLFMGLLMETYRCNSTENV; from the coding sequence ATGAGAATGAACAAGGGGCACGAAGGGCAAGAAATCACAAAGATGTGCAAATGGATGGCGTCCGTCGGCTTAATTGTTGGAACAGCGCTTTTTTTGCTTAGTTTCATCGCAAGCGCTTACAACAGAGACTTTTTCCTAACGATTGTCAGCCTTGGGATCATCGGGGCCTCGATGGTGATGTTTGGTTTTGGTTTGTTTATGGGATTGCTGATGGAAACGTATCGTTGCAATTCAACCGAAAACGTATAG
- a CDS encoding YhdB family protein: MNTVDYDKALYYTHRSEWDNLLILMVRTPDDMLSKKIEKFLHAYNFEHDYSVIQERLTALLRYIDHALEVSEQKMGVEQYAYFYS, translated from the coding sequence TTGAACACCGTCGACTACGATAAGGCGCTCTATTATACGCATCGCTCCGAGTGGGACAATTTACTCATTTTAATGGTGCGCACGCCTGATGACATGCTGTCGAAAAAAATTGAAAAGTTTCTCCACGCCTATAATTTCGAACACGACTATTCCGTCATTCAGGAAAGGCTCACGGCCTTGTTGCGCTACATCGACCACGCGCTTGAAGTGAGCGAACAAAAAATGGGAGTCGAGCAGTACGCCTATTTTTACTCGTAA
- a CDS encoding phospho-sugar mutase, with protein sequence MEWRQKYEQWLREPQLDPELRNILEQHRDDERWLEDCFYKNLEFGTGGMRGEIGPGTNRMNIYTVRKASEGLARYIQSFGDEAKQRGVVIAYDSRHKSPEFAMEAAKTLATNGIQTYVFDELRPTPELSFAVRHLRAFSGIVITASHNPPEYNGYKVYGEDGGQLPPDPADEVIRYVNEVENELAVRVEDEETLKQKGLIRIIGKEVDDAYIDAVKTISLHPELAKETDMNIVFTPLHGTSNKPVRRALAELGYQNVFVVKEQEQPDPNFSTVASPNPEEHAAFALAIELGKQVNADLLIATDPDADRLGIAVKNEQGEYVILTGNQTGGLLLHYLLSQRKDKGLLSPNGVVLKTIVTSEFGRAIAASFGLETIDTLTGFKFIGEKIKEYEQTGQYTFQFGYEESYGYLIGDFARDKDAVQAAVLAAEVCAFYKQQGLSLYEALLQLFAKYGYYREGQRSLTLKGKEGAETIAAILASFRQQPPVEAAGKKVTVIEDYKTKERTNTLTGEKTAITLPASNVLKYVLEDGSWFCLRPSGTEPKMKAYFGVKGTSLQDSKEKLANLTDAVMQRVHDVLRTVSPSYAQ encoded by the coding sequence ATGGAGTGGAGACAAAAATACGAACAATGGCTTCGTGAGCCGCAGCTAGATCCAGAACTGAGAAACATCTTGGAGCAACACCGCGACGATGAACGATGGCTCGAAGATTGTTTTTACAAAAACTTGGAATTTGGCACCGGCGGTATGCGCGGTGAAATCGGGCCGGGGACGAACCGAATGAACATTTATACGGTTCGCAAAGCATCGGAAGGCTTGGCACGATACATACAATCATTTGGCGATGAGGCGAAACAGCGCGGTGTTGTCATCGCCTACGACTCGCGGCATAAATCGCCGGAATTCGCCATGGAAGCGGCGAAAACATTGGCTACAAACGGCATTCAAACATACGTGTTTGATGAATTGCGGCCGACGCCGGAGCTGTCGTTTGCCGTTCGCCATCTGCGGGCGTTTTCCGGCATTGTGATTACCGCCAGCCATAACCCGCCGGAATATAACGGCTACAAAGTATATGGTGAGGACGGTGGGCAGCTGCCTCCGGATCCTGCAGATGAGGTGATCCGCTACGTTAATGAGGTCGAGAATGAGCTCGCCGTTCGTGTCGAGGATGAGGAAACGTTAAAGCAAAAAGGGCTGATTCGTATCATCGGAAAAGAAGTCGACGATGCCTACATAGACGCTGTCAAAACGATTTCGCTTCATCCGGAACTGGCTAAGGAAACGGATATGAACATCGTGTTCACGCCGCTCCACGGCACGTCGAACAAGCCGGTGCGCCGTGCGCTGGCTGAACTTGGTTACCAAAACGTCTTTGTCGTCAAGGAGCAAGAACAGCCGGACCCGAATTTTTCAACCGTCGCTTCGCCGAATCCGGAAGAGCACGCAGCCTTTGCCTTGGCGATTGAACTCGGCAAGCAAGTCAATGCTGACTTGCTCATCGCCACCGACCCAGATGCAGACCGGCTCGGCATTGCTGTGAAAAACGAGCAAGGAGAGTACGTCATTTTAACCGGCAACCAAACGGGCGGGCTGCTGCTTCATTATTTATTGTCGCAACGGAAGGACAAAGGCTTGCTTTCGCCAAATGGCGTCGTCTTAAAAACGATCGTTACGTCCGAGTTCGGGCGAGCGATTGCTGCCTCGTTCGGTTTGGAAACGATCGATACGCTGACCGGGTTTAAATTCATCGGTGAAAAAATCAAGGAATACGAACAGACAGGACAGTATACGTTCCAGTTCGGCTATGAAGAAAGTTACGGGTATTTGATAGGGGATTTCGCCCGCGATAAGGACGCGGTACAAGCGGCTGTTCTTGCGGCGGAAGTGTGCGCGTTTTACAAACAGCAAGGGCTGTCGCTGTATGAAGCGCTTCTTCAATTGTTTGCCAAATACGGGTACTACCGTGAAGGGCAACGATCGCTCACGTTAAAGGGCAAAGAAGGAGCAGAAACGATCGCTGCCATTTTAGCTTCATTCCGTCAGCAACCGCCGGTGGAGGCCGCGGGGAAAAAGGTGACGGTGATCGAGGATTACAAAACGAAGGAGCGGACGAACACATTAACCGGGGAGAAAACGGCGATCACGCTCCCGGCTTCGAACGTGTTGAAATATGTATTGGAGGATGGTTCGTGGTTTTGCTTGCGTCCGTCAGGGACGGAACCGAAAATGAAAGCGTACTTTGGCGTTAAAGGAACATCACTGCAAGACAGTAAAGAGAAGCTGGCCAACCTTACTGATGCTGTCATGCAGCGGGTGCACGACGTATTGCGCACCGTTTCACCTTCTTACGCTCAATAA
- a CDS encoding CBS domain-containing protein, translating to MTNNSGNKVQDIMTKNVATISPNQTVQEAAQIMSQKNIGALPVVENGQVKGMITDRDITLRVSSQGKNPATVKVSDVMTNQVVTGTPNMSVQDAANVMAQHQVRRLPIVENNQLQGIVALGDIATNSASNEAAEQALTNISEPSQPQG from the coding sequence TTGACCAATAACAGTGGAAACAAAGTGCAGGACATTATGACGAAAAACGTCGCGACCATTTCGCCGAACCAAACGGTGCAAGAAGCAGCGCAAATCATGAGTCAAAAAAATATTGGCGCGCTCCCGGTTGTGGAAAACGGGCAAGTCAAAGGGATGATTACAGACCGCGACATTACGCTGCGCGTTTCATCCCAAGGGAAAAACCCGGCGACCGTAAAAGTATCGGACGTCATGACCAACCAAGTCGTCACTGGCACGCCGAACATGAGCGTCCAAGATGCGGCTAACGTCATGGCGCAGCATCAAGTTCGCCGTTTGCCGATTGTAGAGAACAACCAGCTTCAAGGCATCGTCGCTTTAGGGGATATCGCGACAAACAGCGCATCGAATGAAGCGGCGGAACAAGCGTTAACAAACATTTCCGAACCGTCGCAGCCGCAAGGGTAA
- a CDS encoding disulfide oxidoreductase, whose product MGERNHTENLLMAAWVTSLVATLGSLYFSEVLGFIPCDLCWFQRIFMYPQVIILGIAIARKDFTAARYSLALSLAGGVVSLYHYALQKIPFFQDYAISCSRVPCTGQYINWLGFITIPFLALTAFTMIIFLSLAVMRRQREESER is encoded by the coding sequence ATGGGGGAAAGAAACCATACGGAAAATTTGCTCATGGCTGCTTGGGTCACATCGCTTGTTGCCACGCTCGGGAGCTTATATTTTTCCGAGGTGCTTGGCTTTATTCCATGTGACTTATGCTGGTTTCAACGCATTTTTATGTATCCGCAAGTCATCATTTTAGGGATCGCCATCGCCCGCAAAGATTTTACAGCTGCCCGTTACAGTTTGGCGCTATCACTTGCCGGCGGCGTGGTTTCCTTGTATCACTATGCCTTGCAAAAGATTCCGTTTTTCCAGGATTACGCCATCAGCTGCAGCCGCGTCCCATGTACAGGGCAATACATTAACTGGCTCGGCTTTATCACCATTCCATTTTTGGCGTTGACGGCCTTTACCATGATTATTTTCTTAAGTCTTGCTGTCATGCGCCGGCAACGGGAGGAGAGCGAACGTTGA
- a CDS encoding thioredoxin family protein, which translates to MKKLLIFGSIIVALFAAIAFVTLYEQKEAAKNNPYQKNELHPATIDQLDDPNYQNIILPDELNQQLADGKSLTVYFYSPTCPHCRRTTPIVVPLTKQLGIDLKLFNLLEFEDGWDTYHIEATPTIVHYENGKETKRLEGYHDEQTFRQWFDSLSEQEK; encoded by the coding sequence TTGAAAAAACTGCTCATATTTGGCAGCATCATTGTCGCTTTATTTGCCGCTATTGCTTTTGTCACGTTGTATGAACAAAAAGAAGCAGCTAAAAATAACCCTTATCAGAAAAATGAGCTGCATCCCGCCACCATCGATCAACTCGATGACCCGAATTACCAAAACATTATTTTGCCTGATGAGTTAAACCAACAGCTCGCCGACGGGAAGTCTCTTACCGTCTATTTTTACAGCCCGACATGCCCGCATTGTCGGCGGACAACGCCCATTGTCGTGCCGTTAACGAAGCAGCTTGGCATCGATTTAAAACTGTTCAACTTGCTTGAATTTGAAGATGGATGGGATACATACCATATCGAAGCCACCCCGACGATCGTTCATTACGAAAACGGAAAAGAGACGAAACGCTTGGAAGGGTATCACGATGAACAAACGTTCCGTCAATGGTTCGACTCATTATCAGAACAAGAAAAATAA
- a CDS encoding YhcU family protein: MKVMYAVTPEQENYMHYLLNYFYTDIFPYYFDDEQIHQFEELGILSLDHEHVTYNGTMKEAFQIISALQSLITVIEHIGEQGECEQYEWLFARNQSILARHGIAFPFQARQFTRKRALPCSIYFPATSQWMM; this comes from the coding sequence TTGAAAGTTATGTACGCGGTGACTCCGGAGCAAGAAAATTACATGCATTATTTGTTAAATTACTTCTACACTGATATTTTCCCGTACTATTTCGATGATGAACAAATTCACCAATTTGAAGAACTGGGCATTCTTTCGTTGGACCATGAGCATGTTACATATAATGGAACGATGAAAGAAGCGTTCCAAATCATCTCAGCATTGCAGTCGTTGATCACGGTCATCGAACATATCGGGGAACAAGGGGAATGTGAACAATACGAATGGTTGTTTGCACGCAATCAAAGCATTTTGGCTCGCCATGGCATCGCTTTTCCGTTTCAGGCGAGGCAGTTTACCCGTAAGCGTGCGTTGCCGTGCAGCATCTATTTTCCTGCCACGAGTCAATGGATGATGTAA
- a CDS encoding RluA family pseudouridine synthase, with amino-acid sequence MWTRKGDWLECIIPALWSGLTIEQLLKEVWAASKKLAHRWRMEQGVKLNGQAASWQTALREQDRLQFYAYEPEPSPIIPEYRELSVLWEDDHLLILNKEAGIDIHPSEPEQTGTLANAVAFYLQAQAILTKVRHIHRLDRDTSGAILFAKHPLAGATLDRMLARRTVKRTYIALVHGRLSPKVGTISAPIGRDRHHPTRRRVSKTGAKAVTHYRVLETFPSTSLVELNLDTGRTHQIRVHLAHLGHPLVGDVLYGGKPVFHRHALHAAKLTFRHPFTNEEVVCLAPTNDFPVDLSPIAH; translated from the coding sequence TTGTGGACAAGAAAAGGCGATTGGCTTGAATGCATCATCCCCGCCCTATGGAGTGGGCTGACCATTGAGCAGCTGCTGAAAGAAGTATGGGCCGCGTCCAAAAAACTCGCCCACCGGTGGCGAATGGAACAGGGAGTCAAACTGAACGGCCAAGCCGCCTCCTGGCAGACGGCGCTTCGCGAACAAGACCGCCTTCAGTTTTACGCATATGAACCGGAGCCGTCACCAATCATTCCGGAATATCGGGAGCTTTCCGTCTTATGGGAAGACGATCATTTGCTCATCTTGAATAAAGAAGCCGGCATCGATATCCACCCGTCTGAGCCGGAGCAGACGGGCACGCTTGCCAATGCGGTCGCCTTTTATTTGCAGGCGCAGGCGATTTTGACCAAAGTCCGCCATATTCACCGGCTCGACCGTGATACGTCAGGGGCGATTTTATTTGCCAAACACCCGCTCGCCGGAGCGACGCTCGACCGAATGCTTGCCCGCCGTACCGTGAAACGAACGTACATCGCTCTCGTCCACGGCCGCCTGTCTCCGAAAGTCGGAACGATTTCCGCACCGATCGGCCGTGACCGTCATCACCCAACGCGTCGGCGCGTCTCGAAAACAGGGGCGAAGGCAGTGACCCACTATCGTGTGCTCGAAACGTTCCCGTCCACATCGCTTGTTGAACTTAACCTTGACACCGGACGGACACACCAAATTCGCGTCCACCTGGCTCATCTTGGCCATCCGCTCGTCGGCGACGTGCTTTATGGCGGCAAACCAGTGTTTCATCGCCATGCGCTCCATGCCGCTAAACTGACATTCCGCCACCCGTTTACAAATGAAGAAGTCGTTTGCCTCGCGCCGACGAACGACTTTCCGGTCGATCTCTCGCCCATCGCTCACTAG
- a CDS encoding hemolysin family protein yields MDIASLLLVALLIACTAFFVASEFAIVKVRSSRIDQLINEGNKRAVAAKRVISNLDGYLSANQLGITLTSLGLGWLGEPTVARMLLPLFERFHLSESVSHFLAFIISFSLITFLHVVVGELAPKTFAIHKPEAITLWTAKPLIWFYKIMYPVIWSLNNAARLVTRLFGLQPVAEHEIAHSEEELRLILSESYKSGEINQSEYRYVNNIFRFDDRVAKEIMVPRKEIVALDINKSVKENLEIIREEKYTRYPVIDGDKDHVLGLINVKEVFTDFVANPSNEKQMKDYIRPIIQVIESIAIHDLLVKMQKERIHMAILVDEYGGTSGLVTVEDILEEIVGEIQDEFDIDETPLIQKVDERFILDGKVLISEVNDLLGLEIDDDDVDTIGGWILTKHYDIQTGDSVEIDGYLFTVKEMDGHHVKTLEVMKKEREPVEREDEQAGMEEEQLHL; encoded by the coding sequence TTGGACATAGCCAGTTTGCTGTTGGTGGCATTGCTGATCGCTTGCACCGCCTTTTTTGTTGCCTCGGAATTCGCAATCGTCAAAGTGCGCAGCTCGCGCATTGATCAGCTTATTAATGAAGGGAATAAACGGGCGGTCGCGGCAAAGAGAGTAATTTCGAATTTGGATGGTTATTTATCGGCGAACCAGCTTGGCATTACCCTCACTTCGCTTGGCCTTGGCTGGCTTGGGGAGCCGACGGTGGCGCGGATGTTGCTGCCGCTGTTTGAACGTTTCCATTTATCGGAATCCGTCTCCCACTTTTTAGCGTTTATTATTTCATTTTCGCTCATCACGTTTTTGCATGTTGTTGTCGGCGAATTGGCGCCGAAAACGTTTGCCATTCATAAACCGGAAGCGATTACGCTGTGGACGGCCAAGCCGCTCATTTGGTTTTACAAAATCATGTATCCGGTGATTTGGTCGTTAAATAATGCAGCCCGGTTAGTGACGCGTCTGTTTGGCCTCCAACCGGTGGCGGAGCATGAAATCGCCCACTCGGAAGAGGAGTTGCGTCTGATTTTGTCGGAAAGCTATAAAAGCGGGGAGATCAACCAATCCGAGTACCGCTATGTCAACAACATTTTCCGCTTTGACGATCGTGTGGCCAAAGAAATTATGGTGCCGCGCAAAGAGATCGTGGCATTGGATATCAACAAAAGCGTCAAGGAAAACTTGGAGATCATCCGAGAAGAAAAATATACACGTTATCCCGTGATTGATGGCGACAAGGATCACGTACTCGGGCTCATTAACGTGAAAGAAGTATTTACGGACTTTGTCGCCAACCCGTCAAACGAAAAACAAATGAAAGATTACATCCGTCCCATCATTCAAGTCATTGAATCGATTGCGATTCACGATTTGCTCGTGAAAATGCAAAAAGAGCGCATCCATATGGCGATTTTAGTGGACGAGTATGGCGGTACGTCCGGGCTTGTGACAGTCGAGGACATTTTGGAAGAGATTGTAGGGGAGATTCAGGATGAGTTCGACATTGATGAGACGCCATTGATCCAAAAAGTTGATGAGCGGTTCATTTTGGACGGCAAAGTGCTCATTAGTGAAGTGAACGATTTGTTGGGCTTAGAAATCGATGACGACGATGTTGATACGATTGGTGGTTGGATTTTAACGAAACATTACGACATCCAGACAGGCGACAGCGTGGAAATTGACGGCTATCTCTTTACCGTGAAAGAGATGGACGGTCATCATGTGAAGACGCTAGAAGTGATGAAAAAAGAGCGGGAGCCGGTTGAACGGGAAGACGAACAGGCAGGGATGGAAGAAGAGCAGCTGCATTTGTAA
- a CDS encoding zinc metallopeptidase, with protein sequence MLFHPMDIFIFIAFLISLWAQWKVSSNFNAWSEVPASSGLTGAEVARLILDRHGLHHVPVEVVPGRLSDHYDPISRTVRLSEPVFYGRSIASISVAAHEVGHAVQHQQGYAALVLRHRMFPVVNLASGVAPFLLLVGFLLQQFSLIGLGILFFSLAVAFQVITLPVEFNASARAKRFMLAEGIIAPDETRGVNKVLGAAALTYVAATLIAVFELLKYVLIFTQGNNNEES encoded by the coding sequence ATGCTATTCCATCCGATGGATATTTTCATTTTTATTGCCTTTTTGATTTCGCTTTGGGCGCAATGGAAAGTGTCGAGCAACTTCAATGCCTGGTCCGAAGTCCCGGCCTCATCGGGGTTGACAGGGGCGGAAGTGGCGCGCCTGATTTTAGATCGCCACGGCTTGCATCATGTGCCGGTTGAGGTGGTGCCGGGGCGGCTTTCTGACCATTACGACCCGATTTCCCGCACCGTCCGTCTCTCGGAACCGGTGTTTTACGGGCGTTCGATCGCTTCCATTTCGGTGGCCGCCCATGAAGTTGGCCATGCCGTTCAGCATCAGCAAGGGTACGCGGCGCTTGTTCTTCGCCACCGGATGTTTCCCGTTGTGAACTTGGCTTCCGGTGTGGCTCCGTTTTTACTGCTGGTTGGTTTTTTGCTCCAACAATTTTCATTGATCGGTCTCGGCATTTTGTTCTTCTCACTGGCGGTGGCGTTCCAAGTCATTACGCTGCCAGTCGAGTTTAATGCGAGCGCGCGGGCGAAACGATTTATGCTCGCTGAAGGGATCATCGCTCCAGACGAAACGCGCGGCGTGAACAAGGTGCTCGGCGCGGCAGCGTTAACGTATGTCGCTGCGACGTTGATCGCGGTGTTTGAGCTGTTGAAGTATGTGTTGATTTTTACCCAAGGGAACAATAATGAGGAGTCGTAA